The following are encoded in a window of Mycoplasmopsis bovis PG45 genomic DNA:
- the dnaG gene encoding DNA primase, with the protein MSRVPNEIANNIISANDIVDVLRDFIELRKKGQSYVALCPFHNDTNPSMSIDSRRQIFKCFVCNTGGNALTFLKLFKKWSYAESLKYLADKAGIEFIIPDISINEYQNESKLSETDIKVYEALDKANSFYKSELVKTDNPVIKAFLKNRNLSYNDCNKYDIGYAPIARFRDVFATEIENDLSILINASLVSLNTKEEFFKNRITFGIRDEYNKIVGFSARALDDSKPKYINSSENYYFKKSSILYNLNNIYESANFNQIIITEGFFDVIALNKCNIPEAICLMGTALTKEHVYKLQKFKKIILFLDGDDAGQESTFKTIKTLLQNNYTNIYVVKNNSNLDPDELLNTHGPEAVKSLINDASLYIYFIYDYLRIKFGLYDGYNIIEVNEMQFQKFGSEFYPFWLKLSQNAATVFNEKLKKEYNRDINFIIDKGNSFNNDFSTQDNINLNNYDEFYDINSMPYYDDVVDSQNYNRVPNFSNPKLYKPVKQEYKQNWIEKMLLILLHYPNLQEFFYKNHSKFPFESIELNSNTLEFDKDLKAIYKKLINHTKISPEEANKIIQKFSEEGKDHFINKFHFSTRDIVQLEKDFAEIYKRARDDDLKRYNSYIVNDLGANSSGLEINNKIVKEILEKQRQNKLKMDDEDQNE; encoded by the coding sequence ATGTCAAGAGTTCCAAACGAAATTGCTAACAATATTATTTCTGCAAATGACATTGTTGATGTCCTAAGAGACTTTATAGAGCTAAGAAAAAAGGGTCAATCATATGTTGCTCTTTGCCCTTTTCATAATGATACAAATCCTTCAATGAGCATTGACAGTCGTAGACAAATCTTTAAATGTTTTGTTTGCAACACTGGCGGAAATGCATTGACATTTTTAAAGCTATTTAAAAAATGAAGTTATGCTGAATCATTAAAATATTTAGCAGACAAAGCTGGAATTGAATTCATTATTCCTGATATTAGCATAAATGAATATCAAAATGAAAGTAAACTAAGCGAAACAGACATTAAAGTTTATGAAGCTTTAGATAAAGCAAATTCATTTTATAAATCTGAATTAGTTAAGACAGATAACCCTGTAATTAAGGCTTTTTTGAAAAATCGTAATTTGAGTTACAATGACTGCAATAAATATGATATTGGCTATGCACCAATTGCACGCTTTAGAGATGTTTTTGCAACTGAAATTGAAAATGATTTAAGCATTTTAATTAATGCTTCATTAGTCTCACTTAATACTAAAGAAGAATTTTTCAAAAATAGAATAACTTTTGGTATTAGAGATGAATATAACAAAATAGTTGGCTTTAGTGCTAGAGCATTAGATGATTCAAAACCCAAGTATATAAATAGTTCTGAAAATTACTATTTTAAAAAGTCAAGTATTCTATATAACTTGAATAACATTTATGAAAGTGCAAACTTTAATCAAATAATAATCACTGAAGGATTCTTTGATGTTATTGCACTTAATAAATGCAACATTCCTGAAGCAATTTGTCTAATGGGAACTGCTTTAACTAAAGAGCATGTTTATAAACTCCAAAAATTTAAAAAAATAATTTTGTTCTTAGATGGCGATGATGCTGGTCAAGAGTCAACATTTAAGACAATCAAAACTTTGCTTCAAAACAATTACACAAACATTTATGTTGTCAAAAATAACAGTAATTTAGACCCCGATGAATTATTAAATACACATGGACCTGAAGCAGTCAAAAGTTTAATTAATGATGCGAGCTTATACATTTATTTTATTTATGACTACTTAAGAATAAAATTTGGTCTTTACGATGGATACAACATTATTGAAGTAAATGAGATGCAATTTCAAAAGTTCGGATCTGAATTTTATCCTTTTTGATTAAAGCTGTCACAAAATGCTGCAACTGTTTTTAATGAAAAATTAAAAAAAGAATACAATAGAGATATTAACTTTATTATTGACAAAGGCAACAGTTTTAATAATGATTTTAGTACTCAAGATAATATAAATTTAAACAATTATGATGAATTTTATGACATCAATAGTATGCCTTACTATGATGATGTTGTAGATAGTCAAAATTATAATAGGGTTCCAAATTTTAGCAATCCTAAGCTTTATAAGCCTGTAAAACAGGAATATAAGCAAAATTGAATTGAAAAAATGCTACTAATTTTGCTTCACTATCCAAACTTACAAGAGTTTTTTTATAAAAACCATTCTAAATTTCCTTTTGAATCAATTGAGCTTAATTCTAACACATTAGAATTTGATAAAGATTTAAAGGCAATTTATAAAAAGTTAATTAATCATACAAAAATTAGCCCTGAAGAAGCTAATAAAATAATTCAAAAATTTAGTGAAGAAGGTAAAGACCATTTTATAAACAAGTTTCATTTTAGTACTAGAGATATAGTTCAATTAGAAAAAGATTTTGCAGAAATTTACAAAAGAGCTAGAGATGATGATTTAAAAAGGTACAACAGCTATATTGTTAATGATCTAGGGGCTAATAGTTCAGGCTTAGAAATCAATAACAAAATAGTTAAAGAAATTTTGGAAAAGCAAAGACAAAATAAATTAAAAATGGATGATGAGGATCAGAATGAGTAA
- a CDS encoding glycine--tRNA ligase encodes MNNKDKNMSNIINHLKATGFVFQGSEIYGGLSNTWDYGPLGSLLKENIKDLWKKEFIYSEHNNFLIDSKILMNPKVWVTSGHVSNFNDPLIENKVNGKRYRADKIIQEIDPSLVPESMTFEQMHDYLSKNVSEYDGSKCTWSEIRKFNLMFETKQGIIEGEKNLIYLRPETAQGIFVNFKNVLRSTRAKLPIGIGQVGKSFRNEVTPGNFIFRTREFEQMELEVFHDPKDSDFLFNKYLYKAKDFATLLGIKDENVRIRAHEQDELSHYSSATSDIEYLFPFGWGELLGVANRTDFDLKAHMQATGESLEYFDPVTNSKLIPFVIEPSIGLDRLMLALLIDSYDEEAISENDSRIVLRMPKSVAPYKFAILPLVKKLNDKAEEIYKELLKLNIAITYDDAGSIGKRYRRQDSIGTPYCITVDYDSLNDECITIRNRDSMLQERISISELYNLAKNDFK; translated from the coding sequence ATGAATAACAAAGACAAAAATATGAGCAACATTATTAATCATCTCAAAGCAACAGGCTTTGTTTTTCAAGGTAGTGAAATTTATGGTGGTCTTTCAAATACTTGAGACTATGGACCGCTAGGATCACTTTTAAAAGAAAACATAAAAGATTTGTGAAAGAAAGAATTTATATATAGCGAACATAATAACTTTTTGATCGATTCAAAAATCTTGATGAATCCCAAAGTTTGAGTAACTTCGGGACATGTTTCTAATTTTAATGACCCCTTGATTGAAAACAAAGTTAATGGCAAAAGATATAGGGCTGATAAAATTATCCAAGAAATTGATCCATCATTAGTGCCTGAGTCTATGACTTTTGAACAAATGCATGACTATTTATCGAAAAATGTAAGTGAATATGATGGATCAAAGTGTACTTGAAGCGAAATTCGTAAATTTAACTTAATGTTTGAAACTAAACAGGGCATTATTGAAGGCGAGAAAAACTTAATTTATTTAAGACCAGAAACTGCTCAAGGTATTTTTGTTAATTTTAAAAATGTTCTAAGAAGTACTAGAGCCAAATTGCCAATAGGCATAGGTCAAGTTGGTAAAAGTTTTAGGAATGAAGTTACTCCAGGAAACTTTATTTTCAGAACTAGAGAATTTGAACAAATGGAATTAGAGGTGTTCCATGATCCAAAGGACTCGGATTTCTTATTTAATAAATACCTGTATAAAGCAAAAGACTTTGCTACATTACTTGGAATTAAAGATGAAAATGTTCGGATCAGAGCTCATGAACAAGATGAATTAAGTCATTATTCTTCTGCAACTAGTGACATTGAATATTTATTCCCTTTTGGATGAGGAGAATTATTGGGTGTTGCTAATAGAACAGATTTTGACCTGAAAGCTCATATGCAGGCCACTGGAGAAAGTTTAGAATATTTTGATCCAGTAACTAATTCAAAATTAATTCCATTTGTAATTGAGCCATCAATAGGTCTAGATAGACTTATGCTTGCTTTATTAATTGATTCATATGATGAAGAAGCAATATCAGAAAATGACAGCAGAATTGTTTTAAGAATGCCTAAATCTGTTGCTCCATATAAATTTGCAATTTTGCCTTTAGTTAAAAAACTAAATGATAAGGCTGAAGAGATTTACAAAGAATTGCTAAAACTTAATATTGCAATTACATATGATGATGCTGGCTCTATTGGTAAAAGATACAGACGCCAAGATTCAATTGGCACGCCATACTGCATAACAGTTGATTATGATTCACTAAATGATGAATGTATAACAATTAGAAATAGAGATAGTATGCTACAAGAAAGAATTAGCATATCTGAGTTATATAATCTAGCCAAAAATGACTTTAAATAA
- a CDS encoding MAG3090 family protein, producing MKRLNCTYEIKQDNNFPWLLKHPKVKKGLAKFKTREEALNWYMLLDYETAVWFQDNQKIFAGQLTIDYEDGEWYYYIKTKDFDGDATYDGVCHELGINPYNYKRDRDAEIKKGKKLVEGRDYILISDPATYFPLNLEISKRKRKDVVDIEHIKVQYETKILSLQEQINSNDEHISEELKQSREELAKKELELKEISNKINLLKQNTLSRQEVKYVQFIELKGSDIFGATALYNDKIKKAIESLDNKKISWDDFNRIKKNFSDFESSIVYKKSRMSDKGLRLISILYDEFKTISIELLSKLEPIDDLDDSFANRAFYKGSEGKLISVSWELSFVLVEFMHVGFVPEDEYTYSIPYLVERSKYLVTLIDAGDNNKIVTFQPGLEQTSEIELDEAKEDVVETKTVQLSEKVEIKEETKKPTLIYYELAKPEPIAEPEPVTVADEKTEVVPEVSESTEVKEATIIIYNLVKEEPAVEKVEAPVAAAEEEVKEASVIPVVVEEKPVEVEEVETIKPVENQPYFYEDRVASNVAIEDYTLPAEEQMPAVAKEEAKEKGTVAKKNILFYVAVTLLVLLIIALVTVSILGIVHLTTDIKFFKSL from the coding sequence ATGAAAAGACTTAATTGTACCTATGAAATTAAACAAGATAATAATTTCCCTTGATTATTAAAGCACCCTAAGGTTAAAAAAGGCCTAGCAAAGTTTAAAACACGTGAAGAAGCTTTGAATTGGTATATGCTCTTAGATTATGAAACAGCAGTTTGATTCCAAGATAACCAAAAAATTTTTGCAGGTCAATTAACTATCGATTATGAAGATGGCGAGTGATACTACTACATTAAAACTAAAGACTTTGATGGTGATGCAACATATGATGGTGTTTGTCATGAATTAGGAATTAATCCTTACAATTACAAACGTGATAGAGATGCCGAAATTAAAAAAGGTAAAAAATTAGTTGAGGGCAGAGACTACATTTTAATTTCAGATCCTGCTACATACTTCCCACTGAACTTAGAAATTTCAAAAAGAAAACGTAAAGATGTTGTTGATATTGAACACATAAAAGTTCAATATGAAACTAAAATTCTTTCATTGCAAGAGCAAATTAATTCTAATGATGAACATATTTCAGAAGAACTAAAGCAATCTAGAGAAGAATTAGCAAAAAAAGAGTTAGAACTAAAAGAGATCTCAAACAAAATTAATTTATTAAAACAAAATACTCTTTCGCGTCAAGAAGTCAAATATGTTCAATTTATTGAGCTTAAAGGGTCAGACATTTTTGGTGCTACTGCTCTTTATAATGACAAGATTAAAAAGGCTATTGAAAGCTTAGATAATAAAAAAATAAGCTGAGATGATTTTAATAGAATTAAGAAAAACTTTAGTGACTTTGAAAGCTCTATTGTTTACAAAAAATCTAGGATGAGTGATAAAGGATTAAGATTAATCTCAATCTTATATGATGAATTCAAGACAATCTCAATTGAACTTTTATCTAAGTTAGAGCCTATCGATGATTTGGATGATTCATTTGCTAATAGAGCATTTTATAAAGGTTCGGAAGGCAAATTAATTTCAGTTAGCTGAGAATTATCATTTGTTTTAGTTGAATTTATGCATGTTGGTTTCGTGCCTGAGGATGAATATACATATTCAATTCCATATTTAGTTGAACGTTCAAAATACTTAGTTACATTGATTGATGCCGGAGATAACAACAAGATTGTAACATTCCAGCCTGGTTTGGAACAAACTAGTGAAATTGAATTAGATGAAGCTAAAGAAGATGTTGTTGAAACCAAAACTGTTCAATTGTCTGAAAAAGTAGAGATAAAAGAAGAAACTAAAAAGCCAACACTTATTTACTATGAATTAGCTAAACCTGAACCAATTGCTGAGCCTGAGCCTGTTACTGTTGCTGATGAAAAGACTGAAGTTGTGCCTGAAGTATCTGAGTCTACTGAAGTTAAAGAAGCAACCATTATTATCTACAACTTAGTTAAAGAAGAGCCAGCAGTAGAAAAAGTGGAAGCACCGGTTGCTGCTGCTGAAGAAGAAGTTAAAGAAGCTTCAGTAATTCCAGTTGTGGTTGAAGAAAAACCAGTTGAAGTAGAAGAAGTAGAAACCATTAAACCTGTTGAAAATCAACCATACTTCTATGAAGATCGTGTTGCTTCAAATGTTGCTATCGAAGATTACACATTGCCTGCTGAAGAACAAATGCCAGCAGTAGCAAAAGAAGAAGCAAAAGAAAAAGGTACAGTTGCTAAGAAAAACATATTGTTCTATGTGGCTGTTACATTATTAGTATTACTAATAATTGCCCTTGTGACAGTTTCAATTTTAGGTATTGTTCACCTTACAACAGACATTAAATTCTTCAAGAGTTTATAA
- a CDS encoding Nif3-like dinuclear metal center hexameric protein yields MLILKISNYLLKKYILENKEEWDPAGWALHFKLNRRIRGVVVALDLTPAVLEKALSSDSNLIVTHHPFKFYETWEEEFEYAPYKKKIFEALNENRINVLCLHTNYDNYKYGTSYQIAKRLDLSENISHFENTNYPVAIKDVNLPLSNIINAIKQQLNLSQMRTNILNEDINNKIINNIVIFAGSGSINEINKVSSDYDLIITSDVKWSDWLTYSELQTPILEISHLSEQAFVYDIYSQLKETFPDRNISMVEIYKEPYSNI; encoded by the coding sequence ATGCTGATATTAAAAATTAGTAATTACCTTTTAAAAAAGTATATTTTGGAAAATAAAGAAGAGTGAGATCCTGCTGGATGAGCACTTCATTTTAAACTTAATAGAAGAATAAGGGGCGTTGTTGTTGCACTTGATTTAACCCCTGCAGTTTTAGAAAAAGCGCTTAGTTCAGATTCAAATTTAATTGTTACTCATCATCCATTTAAGTTTTACGAAACCTGAGAAGAAGAATTTGAATACGCTCCATACAAAAAGAAAATTTTTGAAGCACTAAATGAAAATCGCATTAATGTTTTGTGCTTGCACACTAATTATGACAATTATAAGTACGGAACTAGTTACCAAATTGCTAAAAGATTAGACTTAAGCGAAAATATATCTCATTTTGAAAACACTAATTATCCAGTAGCAATTAAAGATGTTAATTTGCCATTAAGCAATATTATTAATGCAATTAAACAACAATTAAATTTATCTCAAATGAGAACTAATATTTTAAATGAAGATATAAACAACAAAATTATAAACAATATAGTTATTTTTGCTGGTTCAGGCTCAATAAACGAAATTAATAAAGTGTCAAGTGATTATGACTTAATCATAACTAGCGATGTAAAATGAAGTGATTGATTAACTTATAGTGAATTACAAACACCAATATTAGAAATAAGTCATTTAAGTGAGCAAGCCTTTGTCTATGACATTTACTCTCAATTAAAAGAAACTTTTCCTGACAGAAATATTTCAATGGTAGAAATTTATAAGGAGCCATATAGCAATATATAG
- a CDS encoding dUTP diphosphatase produces MNLKKIFEMQKDLDKAIISRNDIDASNSKISQAEFDEMKLLATLVETAEFANEVQSFKYWKANKSINREKALEEFADMLHFVGSFAYKYNVDPDIEPLILSDNVNKQICLLFSTISSAINNLNKYVISQMLAIALGVAKLLNYSEDEIIHWYYIKNKKNYERIKEKY; encoded by the coding sequence ATGAATTTGAAAAAGATATTTGAGATGCAAAAAGATTTAGACAAGGCAATCATTAGTCGTAATGACATAGATGCCTCTAATAGTAAAATAAGCCAAGCAGAGTTTGATGAAATGAAATTATTAGCAACTTTAGTTGAAACAGCTGAATTTGCTAATGAAGTTCAATCATTTAAATACTGAAAGGCTAACAAAAGCATTAATCGCGAAAAGGCTTTAGAAGAGTTTGCTGATATGCTTCACTTTGTTGGCTCTTTTGCATACAAATATAATGTTGATCCAGATATTGAACCATTAATATTATCTGACAATGTAAATAAACAAATTTGTTTATTATTTAGCACAATAAGTAGTGCAATAAACAATTTAAACAAATATGTCATATCTCAGATGTTAGCCATTGCTTTAGGAGTTGCCAAGTTACTTAATTATTCTGAAGATGAAATAATTCACTGGTACTATATTAAAAATAAAAAAAATTACGAAAGAATAAAAGAAAAATATTAA
- a CDS encoding RNA polymerase sigma factor, which produces MSKKSELRATVKLIKSHLKNLGKATLTQEEVYEYLDSIKVEVPDDDMDIMLELLLEENILADDFDDGDASFVNSDDIMDEVDAEKSMNKDDQSKGYDDGYSSKMQLKSNETEELEDDSDYSKLIRNYSDNSYDSYEDESDEFMVMDDDYHDSSYDEDDEDDEIVYKTDDKDQVTAKAKRGRKPKTKLNLDTLELEDFSAEEIDLSANLSVKKEDLKNKLTETNDIVKWYMRWIGKYGKLLQPEEEFELATEMDKGGFRGKRARDKLIKRNLRLVINNAKKYKNRGLSFIDLISEGNSGIIKAVQKYNVNKGFKFSTYATWWIRQAITRAVADQSRTVRVPVHMVETINKITKIERELQQENGVDPTDEEIAQRYGNDFTAEKVRHIRKINIDPISLDKQIGKENDSSFSDFVKDESVVNPVEYASHEELVETLNTILKDTLDADEYELICKRYGVGFDNNGEKYKVFSLEELALERNVSKERIRQIENKILRKLKSSPERSRYLKVFME; this is translated from the coding sequence ATGAGTAAAAAAAGTGAGTTAAGAGCTACAGTTAAATTAATCAAATCACACCTTAAAAATTTAGGTAAAGCAACCTTAACACAAGAAGAAGTTTATGAATATTTAGATTCAATTAAGGTTGAGGTTCCTGATGATGATATGGACATTATGCTAGAATTGCTTTTAGAAGAAAACATTCTTGCAGATGACTTTGACGATGGTGATGCTTCTTTTGTTAATAGCGATGATATTATGGATGAAGTTGATGCTGAGAAGTCTATGAATAAGGATGATCAGTCAAAGGGCTATGATGATGGTTATAGCAGTAAAATGCAACTTAAGTCTAATGAAACTGAAGAGCTAGAAGATGATTCAGATTATTCTAAATTAATTAGAAATTATAGTGATAATTCTTATGATTCATATGAAGATGAATCTGATGAGTTTATGGTTATGGATGATGATTACCATGACTCAAGCTATGACGAGGATGATGAAGATGACGAAATAGTCTATAAAACAGACGATAAAGACCAAGTCACTGCCAAAGCTAAAAGAGGAAGAAAACCTAAAACTAAACTTAATTTAGATACATTAGAATTAGAAGATTTTTCAGCTGAAGAAATTGATCTTAGTGCTAATTTATCAGTTAAAAAAGAAGATCTTAAAAACAAACTTACTGAAACAAATGATATTGTTAAATGATACATGCGTTGAATTGGTAAGTATGGTAAATTATTGCAACCTGAAGAAGAATTTGAATTAGCTACTGAAATGGACAAAGGTGGTTTCAGAGGTAAAAGAGCTAGAGATAAATTAATCAAAAGAAACTTGCGTTTGGTTATTAACAATGCTAAGAAGTACAAAAACAGGGGCTTAAGTTTTATTGACTTAATTTCTGAAGGTAACTCAGGAATTATTAAGGCTGTGCAAAAGTACAATGTCAATAAAGGATTTAAATTTTCAACTTATGCAACTTGATGAATTCGTCAAGCAATTACTAGAGCTGTGGCCGATCAATCTAGAACTGTCCGTGTACCAGTTCACATGGTAGAGACTATCAATAAAATAACTAAAATTGAGCGTGAGCTACAACAAGAAAATGGCGTTGACCCAACAGATGAAGAAATTGCACAAAGATATGGCAATGACTTTACTGCTGAAAAAGTTAGACACATTAGAAAGATCAACATCGACCCTATTTCTTTAGATAAGCAAATTGGCAAGGAAAATGATTCATCATTTAGTGACTTTGTTAAAGACGAAAGTGTTGTTAACCCTGTTGAATATGCTTCGCATGAAGAATTAGTTGAAACTTTAAACACTATTTTAAAAGACACTCTTGATGCAGATGAATATGAATTAATTTGCAAAAGATATGGTGTAGGTTTTGACAATAATGGTGAAAAATATAAGGTATTCTCATTAGAAGAATTAGCCTTAGAAAGAAATGTTTCTAAGGAAAGAATTAGACAAATTGAAAATAAAATTTTAAGAAAACTAAAGAGCAGTCCAGAAAGAAGTAGATATTTAAAAGTATTTATGGAATAG
- a CDS encoding FAD-dependent oxidoreductase, with the protein MKIILVGANHAGTSFIRTVKTVNKDVQITAYDRNTNVSFLGCGIAVWVGGEFSQPDGLFYSSPDILRDKYGVDLKTEHEVIKINKDKKEVVVKNLKTGEEFTNSYDKLVFAGGTWPIEPKIPGIEYNNIVLSKLFQHAQHLVELANNDKIKNVVVVGAGYIGIELTEAFWQKGKNVTLIDNNPRVIGNYFDPEFTDIMEANIKKDGVKLALGEMVKEFKSVNGKDVSSVVTDKGEHAADLVIMSVGFRPRTEMVEAEKLPNGAIKVNDFQQILGDENIYVIGDSSAIKHSVTGNHTHVALATNAVKTGVVAALHIAGLNIPFPGVAGTNAINVFGCHYTSTGFTEEAARRNGLTDVASVYFEDFDRPEFMSTSEKVACKIVYDTKTLKLVGAQIGSWGNAIHTETIFMLALAIQKGLTLPEIALTDVYFLPHFNKPFNFVLVPILKALGIDYKY; encoded by the coding sequence ATGAAGATTATTTTAGTGGGAGCAAACCACGCAGGAACTTCATTTATCAGAACAGTTAAAACCGTTAATAAGGATGTTCAAATTACAGCTTATGACAGAAACACAAATGTTTCATTTTTAGGTTGTGGTATAGCAGTTTGAGTAGGTGGTGAATTTAGCCAACCTGATGGATTATTCTACTCATCACCTGACATTCTTAGAGACAAATATGGTGTTGATTTAAAAACTGAACATGAAGTTATTAAAATTAACAAAGACAAGAAAGAAGTAGTGGTTAAAAACCTAAAAACTGGCGAAGAATTTACAAATTCATATGACAAATTAGTATTTGCTGGCGGTACATGACCAATCGAACCTAAAATTCCTGGCATTGAATACAACAATATTGTTCTTTCAAAATTATTCCAACACGCACAACACCTAGTTGAGTTAGCAAACAATGACAAAATTAAGAATGTTGTAGTTGTTGGTGCTGGATACATTGGAATCGAACTTACTGAAGCATTCTGACAAAAAGGCAAAAACGTTACTTTAATTGACAACAATCCTAGAGTTATTGGCAACTACTTTGACCCTGAATTTACAGATATAATGGAAGCTAATATCAAAAAAGATGGTGTTAAATTAGCTCTTGGTGAAATGGTTAAAGAATTTAAATCAGTTAATGGTAAAGATGTTTCATCTGTTGTAACAGATAAAGGTGAACATGCTGCTGATTTAGTAATAATGAGCGTTGGCTTTAGACCAAGAACAGAAATGGTTGAAGCTGAAAAACTACCTAACGGTGCTATTAAGGTAAATGATTTCCAACAAATTTTAGGTGATGAAAACATCTATGTAATTGGTGATTCATCTGCTATTAAACACAGTGTTACAGGAAACCATACACACGTTGCTCTAGCAACAAACGCTGTTAAAACTGGTGTTGTAGCTGCATTGCACATTGCAGGATTAAATATACCATTCCCAGGTGTTGCCGGAACAAACGCTATTAATGTTTTTGGTTGCCACTATACAAGTACAGGTTTCACTGAAGAAGCTGCTAGAAGAAATGGTCTTACAGATGTAGCTAGTGTATACTTTGAAGACTTTGACCGTCCTGAATTTATGAGCACATCTGAAAAAGTTGCATGTAAGATTGTTTATGACACAAAGACATTGAAACTAGTCGGAGCACAAATTGGTTCATGAGGAAACGCTATTCACACTGAAACGATTTTCATGTTAGCTCTAGCTATCCAAAAAGGATTAACACTTCCTGAAATTGCTCTTACTGATGTTTACTTCTTGCCACACTTCAACAAGCCATTTAACTTTGTTTTAGTTCCTATCTTAAAGGCATTAGGAATTGACTACAAATATTAA